The nucleotide sequence TGTCTGTTCAATTTCCTACCTTTGAAATTCAATAAAAAAACAAACAATGTTACAATTAACCCAAGAACTTAAAGGAACTGCTTTTGTTTATGTTGTAAACGAACACACTACTTTAAATACGCAAACTCCAGACTACGTTAATCAAGCTTTTACAACCTTTCAAGCCAAAGAAACTAAAGAAGATTTTGTGAAAATCGGCAATCAATTTTTCTTTTTTGTAAAAGAAAACAACGATTTAGAAAAAATGCGTGTGTCGGGTTTTAATATCCGTCAAAAATTAGATAAAAAAACAACCGATATCACCATTATTGGATCGGGCGAAACCGCATTGGCGTTGGCAGAAGGTTTGGCATTATCAAACTATCAGTTTTTAAAATACTTTAAAGATGCCGATGACCGCGAATATACGCTAGAACATATTTTTATGTTGGGCGAAATTTCAGCCGAAGAAATAACCCACATGAACAACATTATAAAAGCGGTTTTTTGGGCACGCGATATGGTAAACGAACCCACTTCGTACTTAACAGCCAATCAATTGGCAAAAGAAATTCAGGAAATTGGCGATGAAGCCCATTTTCATGTAGAAGTGTTTCGCAAACCTGAAATCGAAGCTTTAAAAATGGGCGGCTTATTGGCTGTTAATAAAGGCTCAGTGCAACCGCCAACTTTCACGGTGATGGAATACAAACCGGCAAACCCAATCAATGAAAAGCCTATTGTGCTAGTGGGAAAAGGTGTGGTGTATGATACGGGTGGATTGTCGCTTAAACCAACTGCCAACTCTATGGATTTAATGAAATCGGATATGGGTGGTGCAGCAATGATGGCGGCAACTGTGTATGCAACGGCTTTAAACAAATTGAATATTCATGTAATTGGTTTAATTCCTGCAACAGACAACCGTCCGGGAGGTGATGCCTATGCTCCGGGCGATATTATTACCATGATGGATGGAACCACAGTTGAGGTACTAAATACCGATGCCGAAGGGCGTATGATTTTGGCCGATGCCATTTCTTATGCCACAAAATACAATCCCCAACTAATCATTAATGCAGCCACTTTAACTGGCGCGGCTTTGGTTGCGGTGGGTACGCGAGCAGCTTGTTTAATGAGTAATGCAGATGAAAAAGTAACAAAAGCTATT is from Paenimyroides aestuarii and encodes:
- a CDS encoding leucyl aminopeptidase family protein produces the protein MLQLTQELKGTAFVYVVNEHTTLNTQTPDYVNQAFTTFQAKETKEDFVKIGNQFFFFVKENNDLEKMRVSGFNIRQKLDKKTTDITIIGSGETALALAEGLALSNYQFLKYFKDADDREYTLEHIFMLGEISAEEITHMNNIIKAVFWARDMVNEPTSYLTANQLAKEIQEIGDEAHFHVEVFRKPEIEALKMGGLLAVNKGSVQPPTFTVMEYKPANPINEKPIVLVGKGVVYDTGGLSLKPTANSMDLMKSDMGGAAMMAATVYATALNKLNIHVIGLIPATDNRPGGDAYAPGDIITMMDGTTVEVLNTDAEGRMILADAISYATKYNPQLIINAATLTGAALVAVGTRAACLMSNADEKVTKAILNAGEKVHERMVQLPLWDDYKEQLKSTCADLKNIGGSTAGTITAGKFLEHFAKAPFVHIDIAGPAFTTAAENYKGLGGTGTGVRALHTFFANYKK